One Siniperca chuatsi isolate FFG_IHB_CAS linkage group LG3, ASM2008510v1, whole genome shotgun sequence genomic region harbors:
- the gatb gene encoding glutamyl-tRNA(Gln) amidotransferase subunit B, mitochondrial, whose protein sequence is MWSSPASYQNGNDAVYVGNRNFSKTGFCSFNLKTGGVCAHIECHLKKLQLPCSFEPYNMAASTVAASELLHNMNKQISILYPKASCVIRRISTSSSRCDSQPQLRAKSAPQQLVGVVGLEIHAQINSNTKLFSGSPVRFSAPPNSLVSFFDASLPGTLPVLNKRCVEAAVMTGLALNCTINRKSLFDRKHYFYADLPAGYQITQLRQPIAVDGMLTYSVLGGKKRSQVIRKTVSIKQIQLEQDSGKSLHDDLRSQTLIDLNRAGVGLMELVMEPDMSCGEEAAAAVRELQLILQALGTCQGNMSEGQLRVDANVSIHKPGEPLGIRTEVKNINSIRYLARAIDYEIQRQIGVLQRGGTVQNETRAYDSKSGETIPMRDKEGLQDYRFMPEPNLPPLIVYEDNASLPTGIDACQAVVVQKIREGLPELPSVKRDRLVQMYGILPEHSFTLVNEDGLVEYFEAVLKATKKEPRKVIGWVTNELVGHLKQQDMSVNQSPISPSALAELLELQETGQISSSVAKQVFQEMWRSSGKTAPQIIQEQDLGLVSDTAQLHSICQKVVDSHPDEVHAIRNGNKKVLNKLMGLVQKETKGRADPVLVRAILQEKTS, encoded by the exons ATGTGGAGCAGTCCCGCCAGTTATCAAAACGGAAATGATGCAGTTTATGTCGGAAACCGGAATTTTTCCAAGACTGGGTTTTGTAGTTTTAACCTGAAAACTGGCGGCGTATGCGCGCATATTGAATGTCActtaaaaaaactacagctcccgtGTTCATTTGAACCTTACAACATGGCCGCCTCCACTGTTGCAGCGAGTGAGCTGCTACATAATATGAATAAACAGATATCAATATTGTATCCAAAGGCTTCGTGTGTAATTAGACGAATAAGCACATCAAGCTCACGATGCGACAGTCAACCGCAGCTGAGAGCAAAAAG TGCTCCCCAGCAGCTGGTTGGAGTGGTGGGCTTGGAAATCCATGCCCAGATTAACTCCAACACCAAGCTATTCTCCGGCTCACCGGTTCGCTTCTCGGCACCTCCAAACTCCCTGGTGTCATTCTTTGATGCGTCATTACCTGGCACTTTACCC GTCCTGAACAAACGATGTGTTGAGGCCGCAGTGATGACAGGATTGGCTCTCAACTGCACcataaacaggaagtcacttttTGACAGGAAACACTACTTCTATGCTGACCTCCCT GCTGGATACCAGATCACTCAGCTACGGCAGCCCATTGCAGTGGATGGCATGCTGACTTACAGCGTCCTTGGAGGAAAAAAGAGGAGCCAGGTGATCAGAAAAACTGTCAGCATCAAACAGATTCAGCTGGAGCAAGACAGCGGCAAGAGTCTCCATGATGACCTCCGCAGCCAGACACTCATAGACCTCAACAGAGCAG GTGTAGGTCTAATGGAGCTGGTGATGGAGCCAGACATGAGCTGTGgagaggaggctgctgcagctgtcagaGAGCTTCAGCTCATCCTGCAAGCCCTGGGCACCTGTCAAGGCAACATGTCTG AGGGACAGCTGAGAGTAGATGCCAATGTGTCCATCCACAAACCAGGTGAGCCCCTGGGCATCAGGACAGAGGTGAAGAACATCAACAGCATCCGATACCTGGCCAGGGCTATAG ACTACGAGATCCAGAGACAGATCGGTGTCCTGCAGAGAGGGGGGACGGTGCAAAATGAGACCCGAGCGTATGATTCCAAGTCAGG GGAGACAATTCCTATGAGGGACAAAGAGGGCCTTCAAGACTACAG ATTTATGCCAGAGCCCAACCTGCCCCCTCTGATTGTGTATGAGGATAACGCATCGCTGCCCACTGGCATTGATGCGTGCCAGGCGGTGGTGGTGCAGAAGATAAGGGAAGGGCTGCCAGAGCTACCCAGTGTCAAAAGAGACAGGCTGGTGCAAATGTACGGCATCCTGCCCGAGCACAGCTTCACTCTGGTG AATGAGGATGGGCTGGTGGAGTACTTTGAGGCGGTGTTGAAGGCGACCAAGAAGGAGCCGAggaaggtgattggctgggtGACAAATGAGCTGGTGGGCCACCTCAAACAGCAAGACATGAGTGTGAACCAGAG CCCAATCTCTCCTTCTGCCCTGGCTGAGCTGCTGGAACtccaggaaacaggacaaatcTCCTCTTCAGTTGCCAAGCAG GTGTTCCAGGAGATGTGGAGGTCATCAGGCAAGACGGCCCCGCAGATCATCCAGGAGCAGGACTTGGGTCTTGTTAGTGACACCGCACAGCTGCACAGCATCTGCCAGAAGGTGGTGGACTCACACCCTGATGAG GTTCACGCCATCAGAAATGGAAACAAGAAAGTTCTGAACAAGCTGATGGGACTGGTTCAGAAAGAGACCAAAGGCAGAGCTGACCCAGTTTTGGTGAGAGCAATTTTACAAGAGAAGACTTCATGA
- the dctpp1 gene encoding glutamyl-tRNA(Gln) amidotransferase subunit B, mitochondrial: MMATNGKEACGIKGDGPSVSSNGSNDVFANKSHSPVVNGAATGTSPHSKLQNGGAGRSEGFSFSPKPTIEDIRRMQAEFTDERDWNQFHQPRNLLLAMVGEVGEVAELFQWRGEVAEGLPDWTESEREHLAHELSDVLIYLVELAEKCRVDLPQAVLRKMALNRLKYPASKVHGSAKKYTEYKD; the protein is encoded by the coding sequence ATGATGGCTACAAACGGAAAGGAAGCATGTGGAATAAAGGGTGACGGGCCATCGGTGTCTTCAAATGGCAGCAACGACGTTTTTGCTAACAAGTCACACTCTCCTGTGGTAAACGGAGCAGCAACCGGGACATCGCCTCACTCCAAGTTGCAGAACGGAGGAGCCGGGAGGTCGGAGGGGTTCTCCTTCAGCCCCAAACCCACCATTGAGGACATCAGGCGGATGCAGGCGGAGTTCACGGACGAGCGGGACTGGAATCAGTTCCACCAGCCCCGCAACCTGCTGCTGGCTATGGTTGGAGAGGTGGGCGAGGTGGCAGAGCTCTTCCAGTGGCGGGGGGAGGTGGCCGAGGGCTTGCCGGACTGGACCGAGTCCGAGCGAGAGCACCTGGCACACGAACTCAGCGACGTGTTGATCTACCTGGTGGAGCTCGCCGAGAAGTGTCGCGTCGACCTTCCCCAAGCGGTGCTTCGAAAAATGGCCCTAAACCGATTGAAATACCCCGCCAGCAAGGTGCACGGATCGGCCAAAAAGTACACTGAATACAAGGACTGA